Proteins encoded together in one Falco biarmicus isolate bFalBia1 chromosome 4, bFalBia1.pri, whole genome shotgun sequence window:
- the ATP6V0C gene encoding V-type proton ATPase 16 kDa proteolipid subunit c has product MSSGASPEYASFFAVMGASAAMVFSALGAAYGTAKSGTGIAAMSVMRPELIMKSIIPVVMAGIIAIYGLVVAVLIANALSPSITLFKSFLQLGAGLSVGLSGLAAGFAIGIVGDAGVRGTAQQPRLFVGMILILIFAEVLGLYGLIVALILSTK; this is encoded by the exons ATGTCCTCCGGCGCCAGCCCCGAGTACGCCTCCTTCTTCGCCGTCATGGGCGCCTCGGCTGCCATGGTCTTCAGCG cctTGGGAGCTGCATATGGAACGGCAAAGAGTGGCACGGGTATTGCAGCCATGTCTGTTATGAGGCCTGAGCTCATCATGAAGTCAATCATCCCTGTTGTCATGGCGGGTATTATAGCTATCTATGGCCTCGTAGTGGCAGTCCTTATTGCCAATGCCCTCTCACCTTCTATCACACTATTCAA GAGCTTTCTTCAGCTGGGTGCTGGCTTGAGTGTGGGCCTCAGTGGTCTGGCTGCTGGCTTTGCCATTGGCATTGTGGGTGATGCAGGTGTACGGggaacagcacagcagcccaggTTATTTGTGGGCATGATCCTGATTTTGATCTTTGCTGAAGTCTTGGGTCTCTATGGCCTCATTGTTGCCCTTATCCTCTCCACAAAGTAA
- the AMDHD2 gene encoding N-acetylglucosamine-6-phosphate deacetylase isoform X1, whose protein sequence is MPSNKSVSDAPIVQFTNCRILRGHRLQREDLWVREGKILNPEKLFFDEKGSADIQLDCKDSIIAPGFIDVQINGGFGVDFSLATDDFKSGIDLVSQKILSHGVTSFCPTLVTSPPSVYHQVLPQISIRNGGSHGAGILGAHLEGPFISKEKKGAHPEHCLRTFEAGAFQDLLTTYGSLDCVRIVTLAPEMKRSSEVIQELTKRGICVSLGHSVANLSQAEEAVQHGATFITHLFNAMLPFHHRDPGIVGLLTSDKIPAGRRVFYGMISDGIHTNPAALRIAHRAHPKGLVLVTDAIAGMGLAPGRHTLGQQVVEIDGLNTYIAGTKTLSGSVATMDTCVRHFQEATGCSVETALEAASLHPAQLLGIEHRKGTLNYDSDADFLMLNDGLYVQATYIEGKEVWRQDALGASYQRAAFSSPAAASSYSHACNKFVGAQLVEWGKQADLCWGGIVSPWTDPKDCTAILHGVPRQRCSCCHLNSSVKQSQPLHCFIQHTLTCPVPRGRLKPLPFLCLLFASSRAVVAG, encoded by the exons ATGCCGTCCAACAAATCCGTCTCCGACGCGCCCATCGTCCAGTTCACCAACTGCCGCATCCTGCGGGGCCACCGGCTGCAGAG GGAGGACCTGTGGGTGCGAGAGGGGAAGATCCTCAACCCGGAGAAACTCTTCTTTGACGAGAAGGGCTCTGCTGACATCCAGCTGGACTGTAAGGACAGCATCATCGCCCCCGGCTTCATCGATGTCCAGATCAACG GAGGCTTTGGGGTGGACTTCTCCCTAGCTACAGATGACTTCAAATCAGGGATTGACCTGGTCAGTCAGAAAATCCTCTCCCATGGAGTGACCTCCTTCTGTCCCACCCTGGTGACCTCTCCTCCATCTGTGTACCACCAG GTTCTCCCTCAGATCAGTATAAGAAACGGTGGATCCCATGGAGCAGGTATCCTGG GGGCCCATTTGGAGGGACCGTTTATCagcaaggagaagaaaggagcgCACCCAGAACACTGCCTCCGCACCTTCGAGGCAGGTGCTTTCCAGGACCTACTGACCACCTACGGGTCTCTGGACTGTGTCCGGATAGTCACCCTGGCCCCAGAGATGAAGAGGAGCAGTGAAGTGATCCAGGAACTCACCAAGCGGGGCATCTGTGTCTCACTCG GTCACTCAGTGGCTAATCTCTCCCAGGCTGAGGAGGCTGTGCAGCATGGTGCTACCTTCATCACTCACCTCTTCAATGCCATGTTGCCG TTCCACCATCGTGATCCTGGAATCGTAGGGCTGCTGACAAGTGACAAGATTCCTGCTGGGCGGAGGGTCTTCTATGGTATGATCTCTGATGGCATCCACACCAACCCTGCCGCCCTGCGAATCGCCCACCGAGCCCACCCCAAAG GCTTGGTGCTAGTGACGGATGCAATCgctggcatggggctggcaCCAGGTCGGCACACActtggtcagcaggtggtggaGATCGATGGGCTGAACACCTACATTGCAG GCACAAAGACCCTGAGCGGTAGTGTGGCAACCATGGACACATGTGTGCGACATTTCCAAGAAGCCACAG GGTGCTCAGTAGAGACCGCGTTGGAGGCAGCATCTCTGCATCCcgcccagctcctggggattGAACACAGAAAGGGAACACTAAATTATGACTCCGATGCAG ATTTCCTGATGCTGAATGATGGTCTGTATGTGCAAGCCACATACATCGAAGGCAAGGAAGTCTGGAGACAGGATGCATTAG GAGCCTCATACCAAAGAGCTGCGttttccagcccagctgctgcttccagttACAGCCATGCCTGCAACAAATTTGTTGGTGCTCAGTTGGTGGAGTGGGGAAAGCAGGCAGATCTGTGTTGGGGGGGAATTGTCAGTCCCTGGACTGACCCGAAGGACTGCACAGCCATCCTGCATGGAGTCCCCAGACAGAGGTGCTCCTGTTGCCATCTTAACAGCAGTGTGAAGCAGTCCCAGCCTTTGCACTGTTTTATACAGCACACGCTAACCTGCCCTGTGCCCCGAGGCAGGCTCAAGCCATTGCCATTCCTCTGCCTGCTGTTTGCCTCCTCCCGGGCAGTCGTGGCTGGTTAG
- the AMDHD2 gene encoding N-acetylglucosamine-6-phosphate deacetylase isoform X2, giving the protein MPSNKSVSDAPIVQFTNCRILRGHRLQREDLWVREGKILNPEKLFFDEKGSADIQLDCKDSIIAPGFIDVQINGGFGVDFSLATDDFKSGIDLVSQKILSHGVTSFCPTLVTSPPSVYHQVLPQISIRNGGSHGAGILGAHLEGPFISKEKKGAHPEHCLRTFEAGAFQDLLTTYGSLDCVRIVTLAPEMKRSSEVIQELTKRGICVSLGHSVANLSQAEEAVQHGATFITHLFNAMLPFHHRDPGIVGLLTSDKIPAGRRVFYGMISDGIHTNPAALRIAHRAHPKGLVLVTDAIAGMGLAPGRHTLGQQVVEIDGLNTYIAGTKTLSGSVATMDTCVRHFQEATGCSVETALEAASLHPAQLLGIEHRKGTLNYDSDADFLMLNDGLYVQATYIEGKEVWRQDALGM; this is encoded by the exons ATGCCGTCCAACAAATCCGTCTCCGACGCGCCCATCGTCCAGTTCACCAACTGCCGCATCCTGCGGGGCCACCGGCTGCAGAG GGAGGACCTGTGGGTGCGAGAGGGGAAGATCCTCAACCCGGAGAAACTCTTCTTTGACGAGAAGGGCTCTGCTGACATCCAGCTGGACTGTAAGGACAGCATCATCGCCCCCGGCTTCATCGATGTCCAGATCAACG GAGGCTTTGGGGTGGACTTCTCCCTAGCTACAGATGACTTCAAATCAGGGATTGACCTGGTCAGTCAGAAAATCCTCTCCCATGGAGTGACCTCCTTCTGTCCCACCCTGGTGACCTCTCCTCCATCTGTGTACCACCAG GTTCTCCCTCAGATCAGTATAAGAAACGGTGGATCCCATGGAGCAGGTATCCTGG GGGCCCATTTGGAGGGACCGTTTATCagcaaggagaagaaaggagcgCACCCAGAACACTGCCTCCGCACCTTCGAGGCAGGTGCTTTCCAGGACCTACTGACCACCTACGGGTCTCTGGACTGTGTCCGGATAGTCACCCTGGCCCCAGAGATGAAGAGGAGCAGTGAAGTGATCCAGGAACTCACCAAGCGGGGCATCTGTGTCTCACTCG GTCACTCAGTGGCTAATCTCTCCCAGGCTGAGGAGGCTGTGCAGCATGGTGCTACCTTCATCACTCACCTCTTCAATGCCATGTTGCCG TTCCACCATCGTGATCCTGGAATCGTAGGGCTGCTGACAAGTGACAAGATTCCTGCTGGGCGGAGGGTCTTCTATGGTATGATCTCTGATGGCATCCACACCAACCCTGCCGCCCTGCGAATCGCCCACCGAGCCCACCCCAAAG GCTTGGTGCTAGTGACGGATGCAATCgctggcatggggctggcaCCAGGTCGGCACACActtggtcagcaggtggtggaGATCGATGGGCTGAACACCTACATTGCAG GCACAAAGACCCTGAGCGGTAGTGTGGCAACCATGGACACATGTGTGCGACATTTCCAAGAAGCCACAG GGTGCTCAGTAGAGACCGCGTTGGAGGCAGCATCTCTGCATCCcgcccagctcctggggattGAACACAGAAAGGGAACACTAAATTATGACTCCGATGCAG ATTTCCTGATGCTGAATGATGGTCTGTATGTGCAAGCCACATACATCGAAGGCAAGGAAGTCTGGAGACAGGATGCATTAGGCATGTGA
- the C4H8orf33 gene encoding UPF0488 protein C8orf33 homolog isoform X1, producing MNHVFGNYRLKMAENQKSMEKAGVKPGNVEVQQSNGQASDGVVYGKQFDQVSEAKPESFMSSGNSFQFDFTLSQIDPGASGTPLEAVPDVSAAEQIQTSVRATKENWNGASSFAASGQEPKFAFNFAIPDDDCSLVQLVPASQHTECAADHEVLGNSLPAESGGLPCISALQKPELTQLTSSAPNKDRSHVTLKIPQPETAPGDELVREKSTTGGAAQKKKKKKKQQKTSVSKKEIEETEINRKAKAKAEANRCQNTSHPEEVSQQSDDQLRKEVYWCVEQLELGLKTQKPTPKQVEESLRAIKTLRSDKAPLVKKRQLMRAMFGDYRKKMEEDLCKELKLMEIAAKSARIVEVKGSIRNKSGQFVRKHSGICRKSQGSAGSPPESPRTLNTDSFKFLTSQEEFYFNFF from the exons ATGAACCACGTGTTTGGGAACTATCGTCTCAAGATGGCTGAGAACCAAAAGAGCATGGAGAAGGCAG GTGTGAAACCTGGCAATGTGGAAGTGCAGCAAAGCAATGGGCAGGCCTCAGATGGTGTGGTATATGGGAAACAGTTTGACCAAGTCTCTGAGGCAAAGCCAGAGTCGTTCATGTCATCTGGCAACAGCTTCCAATTTGATTTCACTCTTTCTCAGATTGACCCAGGAGCAAGTGGCACACCTCTGGAAGCAGTCCCTGatgtcagtgctgctgagcagatACAAACCAGTGTAAGAGCCACCAAGGAGAACTGGAATGGAGCCTCGAGTTTTGCTGCCTCTGGACAAGAACCCAAGTTTGCTTTCAATTTTGCTATCCCAGATGATGACTGTTCTCTGGTTCAATTAGTTCCGGCAAGCCAACATACAGAGTGTGCAGCAGATCATGAAGTGCTGGGTAATTCACTGCCTGCTGAATCGGGAGGTTTGCCATGtatttcagctttgcagaagcCCGAGTTGACTCAACTTACAAGTAGTGCACCCAACAAGGATAGAAGCCATGTCACATTGAAGATCCCCCAACCAGAGACTGCCCCTGGAGATGAGCTGGTGAGAGAGAAATCAACAACAGGTGGAGCTGcccagaagaagaagaagaagaaaaagcagcaaaaaacatCTGTCAGTAAAAAGGAGAttgaagaaactgaaatcaACAGGAAGGCGAAGGCAAAGGCAGAAGCTAACAGATGTCAAAATACTTCCCACCCAGAAGAGGTCTCTCAG CAGTCAGATGACCAGCTGCGGAAAGAGGTGTACTGGTGTGTGGAACAGCTGGAACTTGGCCTGAAGACACAGAAACCTACTCCAAAGCAGG TCGAGGAGTCTCTCCGTGCGATCAAGACACTGCGCAGTGACAAGGCTCCACTGGTGAAAAAGCGTCAGCTCATGAGAGCCATGTTTGGAGACTACAGGAAGAAGATGGAGGAGGATCTGTGCAAAGAGCTGAAGCTCATGGAGATAG CTGCAAAATCTGCCAGGATCGTGGAAGTGAAGGGAAGTATCCGCAACAAGAGTGGCCAGTTCGTCCGAAAGCACTCAGGAATTTGCAGGAAAAGCCAAGGTTCAGCAGGATCCCCTCCAGAGTCACCCAGGACACTTAACACAGATTCTTTCAAATTCCTAACTTCCCAAGAAGAgttttactttaatttcttttag
- the C4H8orf33 gene encoding UPF0488 protein C8orf33 homolog isoform X2, which translates to MWKCSKAMGRPQMIDPGASGTPLEAVPDVSAAEQIQTSVRATKENWNGASSFAASGQEPKFAFNFAIPDDDCSLVQLVPASQHTECAADHEVLGNSLPAESGGLPCISALQKPELTQLTSSAPNKDRSHVTLKIPQPETAPGDELVREKSTTGGAAQKKKKKKKQQKTSVSKKEIEETEINRKAKAKAEANRCQNTSHPEEVSQQSDDQLRKEVYWCVEQLELGLKTQKPTPKQVEESLRAIKTLRSDKAPLVKKRQLMRAMFGDYRKKMEEDLCKELKLMEIAAKSARIVEVKGSIRNKSGQFVRKHSGICRKSQGSAGSPPESPRTLNTDSFKFLTSQEEFYFNFF; encoded by the exons ATGTGGAAGTGCAGCAAAGCAATGGGCAGGCCTCAGATG ATTGACCCAGGAGCAAGTGGCACACCTCTGGAAGCAGTCCCTGatgtcagtgctgctgagcagatACAAACCAGTGTAAGAGCCACCAAGGAGAACTGGAATGGAGCCTCGAGTTTTGCTGCCTCTGGACAAGAACCCAAGTTTGCTTTCAATTTTGCTATCCCAGATGATGACTGTTCTCTGGTTCAATTAGTTCCGGCAAGCCAACATACAGAGTGTGCAGCAGATCATGAAGTGCTGGGTAATTCACTGCCTGCTGAATCGGGAGGTTTGCCATGtatttcagctttgcagaagcCCGAGTTGACTCAACTTACAAGTAGTGCACCCAACAAGGATAGAAGCCATGTCACATTGAAGATCCCCCAACCAGAGACTGCCCCTGGAGATGAGCTGGTGAGAGAGAAATCAACAACAGGTGGAGCTGcccagaagaagaagaagaagaaaaagcagcaaaaaacatCTGTCAGTAAAAAGGAGAttgaagaaactgaaatcaACAGGAAGGCGAAGGCAAAGGCAGAAGCTAACAGATGTCAAAATACTTCCCACCCAGAAGAGGTCTCTCAG CAGTCAGATGACCAGCTGCGGAAAGAGGTGTACTGGTGTGTGGAACAGCTGGAACTTGGCCTGAAGACACAGAAACCTACTCCAAAGCAGG TCGAGGAGTCTCTCCGTGCGATCAAGACACTGCGCAGTGACAAGGCTCCACTGGTGAAAAAGCGTCAGCTCATGAGAGCCATGTTTGGAGACTACAGGAAGAAGATGGAGGAGGATCTGTGCAAAGAGCTGAAGCTCATGGAGATAG CTGCAAAATCTGCCAGGATCGTGGAAGTGAAGGGAAGTATCCGCAACAAGAGTGGCCAGTTCGTCCGAAAGCACTCAGGAATTTGCAGGAAAAGCCAAGGTTCAGCAGGATCCCCTCCAGAGTCACCCAGGACACTTAACACAGATTCTTTCAAATTCCTAACTTCCCAAGAAGAgttttactttaatttcttttag